A window of Clostridioides sp. ES-S-0010-02 genomic DNA:
TACTAATTTGGAGGATATCCTATTTGCCCTCATTAACAGAGACACATCAATTATTGACGTGTCTGCTAAAGTTGATGAAATACTGCACTCAGGACATTCTCCAGAAGATGTTGTAAAGCAGCTGTTTTCGCTATATTTTGATGCGATTATGATTGGCATCACTGGGTACGGTAAGATTTTAAATGAAATGCTTTCTACGCTTGCCAGCGACCAGCAATATTATCAGAGGTTTCGGGCAAATGTGAAGGTTGCATCCCATAGCGATTATTTACAAACGCAAGCATATCAATATATTGAAGAGCAAATACAAAAAGGCTATTTCTCTCCTAAACAGACGTTAGATGAAATATATTCTTTCATTACAGTATGTCTCAGCGGAATCGAAAGGGACTTGATTCTAACAAGGTGCTACCCTGCTATGCAATATATTCAGTTGAATACGGATGGATTACTGTTCAGCCTGTGTACATCTGTCCTTTTCATGTTGGGAAGCAGTAACCAGTCTGTCTGAAAATAAGGACAACAAGAATGAGTCCATAGTTTATTTACAA
This region includes:
- a CDS encoding TetR/AcrR family transcriptional regulator, with product MPKVNEQYLEEKRDQILDAAFDVCMSKPVYTVKMKDIIEKTGFSHGLVYRYFTNLEDILFALINRDTSIIDVSAKVDEILHSGHSPEDVVKQLFSLYFDAIMIGITGYGKILNEMLSTLASDQQYYQRFRANVKVASHSDYLQTQAYQYIEEQIQKGYFSPKQTLDEIYSFITVCLSGIERDLILTRCYPAMQYIQLNTDGLLFSLCTSVLFMLGSSNQSV